GCAGGAACTCGTCCATAGCGCCCAAATCTTTGGAGAATCGATTCAACACTCGACCtagaaaagaatattaaaatcaacATATTGATGTAGGAAATCCCACAGAAAATGTgggtaaatacatttttacactTTAACTAacttatacaaaatacatatattgtGAAGAAATACGTATGTACTTAAATACCCAAGTATTTGGgaagtaaaaataaagctattttgactatatattatatttgaatattaatatttggtaCAAATTGCtagtaaatgtttttaatcgacttcaaaaaaaggaggaggttatcaatttgacgtgtattttttttagtgctTGTTGCCTCACAACTcggtcatttatgaaccgatttgtaaaattaaattaaaataaaaaaaaaacagaataatgatgtcgtccaagtaaacgTCCTACGAAACTTGCTTTCTAGTGAcgttttaagttttgtttttgcaTTGGGTTTGGTTGAGTCTACTTCATACattcatacatatataaagcatcacaccttttaccctttttaGGGGTGTGCAGAGGTGTAACTTATCAGTTCCATAGTCGAACCGTGAATGCAACACAACGATGCCATCGAGACAGACAATTATTTaccaacacaaaaaagcaaagaataaaaaaaaatacaaaaaattaaaccgccttcaaaacccactaaaaacaaaaaaataatataacctaaCAGGTATCAAAACTACTAGGTAAGCTtcttaaataacaaatgtatGAAAGTACTGTTTAAAATCAGTGTCCGACTCCAAAATTAGAACTAGCAATTACCTATTAGGTTAAATTATTGATCAGAACTGAATATTAATAGTATTAGACCTTTAATTTAGTCGGAGCAATTATTCCTgccaataaaattgttttttgagtTTCTTTCAAAAGACTCGTATATGTCAAAAAGGGCAAGAATTGCCTCTCAATCACATAATATGTTCGGACGGGGTAgtttttaagcaataattgcGTACGATTCTTAATGAAGCTTGATGCCCTTAGCAAACTTATCTTGCaaatactttacatttattgcatattacaaaaaaaatggcaTAAAAGTTATTATCTTTCGACGAAAATATCGCCAGCGCGTGACGTCAAAATGACAATTGCATTTTGTGCAagtcatacaaataaatttcagTTACTGCGGTGGACGGGCGCCCTACGTTGGGGGTACTTAGCGTCTTgcgatattttgtttgttatcagTTGCGTCAAGCCAATAGTTTTTGTGCCCTGTGGATCAGGGGCATTTAAAGATTTCCGCCACGGTACCGCTTGTTGTTTGAGGCCACTAATTGGTACCTTAAGAGTGACGCGGGGCGAGCTACGGAGGACTCTTCGTTGctttattacattaaacaatACCGAAACGGACGGCAATGCGAGTAGTTGGCCTCACGTTGTCGTAAACGCTATGGAGTCGTTCAGAGTATGGGGGCTCCTTTTAGCCTCTACTTTTTGAGATGAACCGCCATAGGGTACAGTGCCTTTGAGTACGTGAGCCCTTAGAGTCCCTAACGGACGGTCCCACGCATTTATCTTAGCGCCGCAGGATATCCCGAGCCGTGTAATACCTTCGGCGTGAAGGTCTCCGCGAGTTTTGGTCACTTTGCCGGTATAGGGTGTGCAGTTTTAAGGACTCGGCCCCACGCTCGCTCGAATGACGCCATACTTGACGTCAACATTACCGCTCCACTTATTTCCCTAGTGATgatagcgataacgcgtttgtACTCATGGCAAAAAAGGGCGATGCTAGGAAGTATTATATAATCTAATTCTGATTTTCCctaaaaattgaatttcatGTCAAcatgattattaataatattaatttcgtcaagtaaaataatactattactTACCAGAAGGATTGGTGTCAAAAAATCTCATAACTGATATAATTAGTTTCTTGTATACTGTGTTGTGAAGGTTTTCCGATGCTTTCATTgtcattattacaaaatttagaATTCTAATATGCGATATAACAATAAGTCCTATTACTACACTCCCATACACAATTAGATATTGGCCAGTAGTTAGAGATCCCATTACAATACCCAAACCCGAATctggaaaatacaaaatagtttagTATTGGtgtaaaaaaatgcaaaggACTTTTCGAATAAACCATTGGTTGGAATAAATAAACCTTGAATATagtgtaatataatatcagccctatattatatactgtcccactgttgggcgcgggcctcctctatgactgagagggaataggccttagtccaccacgctggcctagtgcggattagtagacttcacacaccctcgaaaattcctaatggAGAATTTCacaggtgtgcaggttttctcacgatgttttccttcaccgataaagcaagcgattattcacaaagaatacacacatatttatttagaaaagtcagaggtgtgtgcccttgggatttgaacctgcggacattcgtctcggcagtccgttccacacccaactaggctatcgcttttttaaatacttaaacatatattttatttgattatatacTATAAAGTCTACAACTGTGGCCTTACCTCTTAAAGACCTAAATAACGTAAGATTGAATTTCTGAaattgtgtgcccttgggatttggacctgcggacattcgtatccacagtccgttccacaaccaactaggatatcgccgcATAAATATGAGTTAAACCTAAACCTTGAATATGagtttaagatttaaaatgttattgctaTACTCcttagaaattttaattataatcttagaaaacgttttaaattcaaattatcttAAACCTCTCAGTACACACCATGTGTAATTCATATGGTGCCACTAGACCCAGGAAGCTATATAGCTTAGCATATGCTAACACTCTACTACTGTGAAGCAAATTTGtgcaaacattatatttaaaaaaaaacgtaccaGGCTCCTCTCCTTCACCTAAAGATTGCTCGTATTGATCCACCTGGTTGGTCCTAAAAGTATTGTCAGTTTACATATTATTCATTGTAAGGTGTTGGTAAGCTACGATTTAACAATAGGAATATAGGATAAACGATTGTGTCATTTAGTTTCCTGTacgaaatatttatagtaatgcCTTACCAATAACTAAGCCAGTAGTCAGCCATGGTTGCAGAGGCTTGTGTTATCAACAACGTCAGTAAAGCCAAGAACACTATGAACCAGGAGCCGACGGATGTCAGGTATTTGTACACCACTTCCCATTTTAGGTTTCCTTTAGTTCTTTCTTCTGACGTTAAAACCTGGGCTTTTTCACCTTCCGGTGTATCTCCACTCTTTGTTGAGATCTTGGATATGCCTCGCTGTATTGATGGTCTTTTACCCTAAAGTAGAAAGATCCATACTCGAGCTtagtctttattattattgtaatatgccCAACACCAAAATAatagcatttaatattttgttgcacatttaaaaaagaaagctTGAATTAACAATTCCCTGGAACTAATAATTCCACATGACTGCATATGACTCGGTGAGACATTatcatatcaatattatttatctatgcaCTAAAATGGTTTAATGTCGAAAGACTTACAGAACAAACAGCAACAATAAACTATTACCTAAGTAACAGATaacttttatacataaaaatgtatgtagaacTGATTAACGCATCCGTATGCCTTTCCAGCAAAGAACtgcgtatttaaaatatgtactatcACGGTGAAATGGAATTTACATCCTATGTATATACGTTTGTCAATTATTATGACACAACAAAATCCAAATTAcggtttttaaaattgattacagATAATGAAACTGTATCTTACCTCGCTGGCATCATTATCATCTTTATCACTTTCCTGATTTGATAACAATTTAGAAAACTCTTTTCCGGACTCAATTAGTTCATTGTACGTTCCAATATTTTCTATTCTTCCCTATAAATAAGTGTAAGTGATTAAACATTTTGTTCATATGTTATCCATatctactatataatatttgataacaCATACTTCATTCAACACAACAATGACGTCGGCAGCTTTCACATAATGAACCTGGTGAGTAACAAGAATGCACGTACGATCCTTTAGGTAGCCTCTTATACATCCGTCAAATAACTGTCTTCCCACATTTGCGTCCACAGCAGACAAAGGATCATCTAGTAAGTAAATATCAGCCTGTAATTATAATTCTCATATTATAAATCGCActttattatgtaggtaacttaatctttaatttttttatactcaCTTCCCGGTAAATAGCCCTAGCTAGATTAATTCTAGCTCTTTGTCCTCCTGACAACGAAACTCCGCGTTCGCCGACTAAAGAAAGATCGCCATATGGAAACTGCTTAAAATCTGGCAATAAACAACAAGTTTTGCATACCTGAAAaagttaaacataataaaaaaaatgaaataatttacatttttactgCAGTGTATCATTTACGTACCTCCTGATACTTTCGGGCATCATAAGGCAgaccaaacaaaatattttctcgcACAGTGTCTGGGAAAAGCCAAGATTCTTGACAGGCGTACGAAATCCTTCCTTTAATATTCACATTGCCTTCAGAAAGAGGTAACTCTCTAAGGATAGCTTGAAGAATAGACGACTAAAATGACAAAAAGAAAATGATAAATTTATGCTAAATCCAACAATATTCTAAAAGAGTGTGCGTTATTTTCTTACTTTGCCAGAACCGACAGGTCCAATGATGGCACAGAGTTTACCAGCGCCTAATCGTAAACTTATGTTTCTGAGTGTTAAATCAGCAGGGTCCGTAGAAGTTGTCCACGACGCGCTAATTCTATTCAGTTCTATTGCATATTGGCCAGCGAGAGACTCTCTGCGCGGATTTTGTTCTAGAATGTAAAAAAGAGAATCATTGATAGTTTTAGTAATAGGTtagtttcctttttttttggggaactgccttggttatcaccgggggtaccctgctaacggtgtacaagcgatccactggcttagcaaccacggcagtcccatgATGGGTTGATGGGCCTTACCAATCACTGCAGGCGCCAGCGGAAGGTTTGCTGACAGCATACAGCTACTCGGTCTTAGGACCCGAGAGGAAGAAGGGAgtggatagagggaaggaagagaagaggaaggagtaggAGTTATTAGGATTGTTGGAAGGGAACGAGgggggaaatgttcacgaacccttataGTCCTCACTGTGAACTTAGCAACCATGATATACATCTCGTGTGTATACACGAGATGTGTGCATAGGGTCGCAGCAAATATGACCCCATGTATGGGcatgcatttggtgtggagaccaagcgcacaagaattgcctctcAGGAGGGTAGTTcctttgtttgattttgtacattattttatgttttgtaaaagaaaataacatgaaaaagaatttcttttatgaaatcagcatcaatattggttaaaaattaaaGGAGTTATTAATTCTTGAAATAtagttgtgagcaaaagtgagAGCGTGGTGGAATTATTGCGCTATCTAATGCAAAGGCACGCAGTGTTATGGCCGATGACATTCCCTGACGTCACCAAACCTTTCCAACAAgccttaaaacatttatttttgcgtGGATTTTGTAAGACAcactttttataagtatatttacaaaatgagtTAACAACCCTATTTACAAATATCCACACAAGAGCCGGATTGCATTTTCTCAAACTTCTAAGCAACCCCatttaataattgaaaccaAACGTCCCAAGCGCAATATAATGGAAAATCTAGAGTTcagaataatgtttattaaagttCGTTTATATATTgagatttaaataaagttacttaCCTATTGACTGTGTTctcataaaattatctttttttgaaTAACTTTGTGGCATAACTATATccgtttctttatttttaccatttttagaattaaaagtGATTCTATTTATAATACCATTTGATTTCGGCGTCCGTGCCAAATCTTCTCTCTCCTCTGAAAATCATGAATACATGTATGTAAGGACTGGAACAttcatataaaactattaaaaaaattgagcTAATATGAGAtgaagtacataaataaaagaactTACCCATTTCAAGGAAACTTTGAACACGTTCTAATGACACCAACATTTCAGAAAAACTAGCGATAGCTATAGGCAATATCATGGTAAGGTTCATTtgaattatactaaaatattgttgtataggatatatctgaaaaaatattaatatataattgctTGCATTATCTAGTTCTTATTTATATACCAAAATGGCATATCCTGGAAAACTTACCAATGTTGCAGTGATTATATTGCCGGTGAGCACAAGGGTTAGCGTTGTGACGAACAGTATAGTGCGTTCTGTGAACAGCATAAATCCAAGGAATACACTCCGGATGAAGATGGATTTTCTCAAGGCCCGCATTTCTAACGCCCGTGCTGCCTTCACAACTAATTGGAAAGGTTTTCCCAAGCGTACATTTTTATGACCTGgaacataaaaaatgaatgctATTATATATAGTGCTATATGTTACAATCATAACTTGTATCGAAATGGAAacgttacattttatattgtttaatcaCTTGCTAAAGTTTAGAACTCCTACGCCCTGCTGACTGATCGCGAGCACTCTGTCGCTTGGCGACCAAAACATAGTCCGAATCGGCCAGGCACCCGGCGACTAAGTTGCGTATACTCCTAtattaaactgaaaaaatcacTGTCGTCGTCAACCTAGTGGCCGGAGAGTAGTCAATAGTGCGTGATAGCTCTTAATGATTCTAGAGTAATGTTAACTGAGTATTTTTGTACATACCTGAATACCGTTTATGATTTCGCTCATCAATTTGATTCTTCTATCAGTTTTCTGTGCCACGTCTCGCCTAATAATAGCCGTCAATTTCGTTAACGCAGCTGTAATATAAAACCATAATTAATTGAACTCCTCGTagacttgtaaaaaaaataatcataagatgTATTCAAATACCTTGTAGAGGAAGAATTAGTAAAATAACGAAAAACAATCCGACGAATGGAGCGTAGCCTGCGGCTACGTATAAGAAATAAAGGACAACAGCTGCTTGTATAGGAATCACCCAGAGATTGTGCAGAAACATGAAAGCGTAGTCAAATCTTGCAACGTCATTTGAAAGCAAATTGACTAGTTTGCCACCGGCGATGTCTCCTGAAGCTACTTGACTCATCCGCAACAACTACAAGAagaataaattacatataataaggACAGTGCGTCTATACAGTATATGAGAAACGACACCGATCCAACGAGAATATTGCAGTCATACATGATTCAATGCttactcaacattaaaatattcataaatacagATTACGTTTTCTACAAACATGATACAGTCTACGATACTTACTTTTCTGAAGATGAGTGAGGATGTCGCAACTTTGATTTTCAATCCGAATCGCGCCACGAATAACGAATTGTGGTGTTGGCACATCACGGCGACAAAATTAAGTCCCAACATAGCTAGCGCATAGAAACCAGCATCGTACCGAGTCATGTTGCTATCAACTGACCAGTAAGATAGGAGTTCGGCAAATAGCATAGGTTGCACTGTTctgtatttaaacaaaaatatattgttataaactatctcgcataattttcatatttaagtaatttaacgTTAAAAATTTTACGGCGAATTCCTTaactgacatttttatttattttattttttgatgagGTGAAAATTCCGTTTTATCAAGTACTGCGAATACACAGCATAGTGTTAATTTCGGGTGGTCTAGTAATATACAAAAGAATTACAAACCGACAGACAGCCCCGGTTACTACGAACAAAGCTCCAGGCATGTAAGCCAACCAGTACGCCCGTCGCATCGCTTTCCATAATGATGGCTTCCTATTTTCTTTAGTTGCACGTTCATATTCTTCTAGCCAATATctgtaacaattataattaaaatagctccttctcgcgacttcgcccgcgtgatagaGTATTCctggataaaattcccgctacgTATTTTCCAGGAATAgcaagtagcctatgtccttcatAGGATCCCAAATTATTTCCATACCATTTTTTTCTAAACAGGCAGAGAGATGCGGCaagcgatttttttaaataatgttttagttttttttaagagtAACAATTCCGTCCTaccgtaactttaaccgttttaagcgcagcgcacgcaacaaaAGCTCTcagaagaaataaattttcaccGTTTTGATTATATAGCATATAGTCtttctcaataaatgggctatctaacactagaatattttttcaatccaaACCAGTAATTCcttgagattagcacgttcaaacaaacaagctcttcagctttatagtatggatatattaatacatttagaTAGACGTTACTTGTCTTGGTTATGGTTGGAACCGCACTAGACGGACCTCCACAGCAGTTAGCGACTGCGATGGcattaaagtaatatattaagtttaaatCGAAATCGAAgctttataggtttttttttcttgtaggGATATTTGTTGACAGCATGAATGGGTCAGCTCAGCTGGACTTATGTTACTCATTTATGCAATATTAACGTGAAGTTATAAATTACGTTTTGTATGATGAGTAAGAGCACACggtacataaataacaaactaaGTCGTCCCAGGTCCCAACCACTTCTCCTTTCCCGATCCTAATTCCTTTCTTTTAAAGCCGAAAGGCTTGCTTTCCAAAACTAGCTTGCCTGAGCTGACTTCTAAAACTATGtacttattttacaaaaatcgaCATCGTTACATTTCATACTCATGTAAAGttgaatgtattataattatttgcatcAAGTATTCGATTTTTATTCATCATTGCTGaaagtaagtacctatttatctgagaatatttactattatatgaaGCTGGCTACttgaaaatacataatcgtGAAAACAAATAGAAGAAAAGGAAACggaaatatagtaatatattaatgtagacAAGTAGGTAACTATGTCTATAACGTGGCTCTATTCATTTTTCTTCTTGGCGTATACCAATATCATGTTGAATTCTTTAGACTATACTATACATGGTAACTGATTGTTAGGTTATTTATCTTCTTACTTGCAATATGTATCAACTTGACGTTGTAAGCAGGTCGCACGCGATCCAATAAATACTTTAGTCTCGTATACAAGAGGCCggctaggtaggtaccaccgttatgcctatttctgccaccaagcaataTTGTTATCAGACGGATTTTCATATAGGGGGGCcttatatatagttatatcaCAGAGGTACTATCGAAGGTTTTATCGGACCGTGTGTAGCCAGCCTTTATAACACACGATTGAATAGATAAATGAGATAAGGTAAAAGAACAAGTTCATTCACACCCTTCAgtaaatgatataattataattattgtttgcgTGCGGCGTGCGTTTAAGGTGCGGCGATCCCaatgattattaaatttttgcgGATCTAATAATTTGAAAGATGATTATATGAAAATTGAGAATACTAAGTGAGGCATGCGCCATCTCTGCTATCAGCTACTAGATAGTTACTTGCACGAGAAACTGCTGTGATTTATAGCTTTAGCTGACAAAGTCAAATTCTAAACATTAGCTGACCAACTCACAAGATAAAGTTACCTATAAATATCGTAGATCGTACcaaacatatctatatatatatatatatataaaatttgttacttGATGATTTATGAATCGatttggaatattatttatttattcgaatgAATGTATCTCCATACTAGTcccataaattttgtttaaaatctcTTCAATAATCTGATTTTAAAACTTAAGTAACTAGAATAATTAGTTTTCTTATGACGTTTTTAGTAGTGTTTTTGCGctgagtttggttgagtgtactacttacatacatacatatttaattatatagcaTGAGGTGTGACTCctgagcgcgatagtcgtaccgtAAGCGTAAtccaactacgccatcaagacAGTCTATTTTTACTACACGAAAacacttataacaaaaaattaaaacactttgaaaaacaaaaaaaaatattaacgttaCCTATAAACTGGTTACCAATCTTGGAGTCGATGACTAATTaaaatacgaaaacaatgtttatttttttttatcgcaaaTTGCGCGTACGAGGGCGTGTGACATGAGAGTCGACTACGGGTCGatcactatttattattaatctataaaACTTTAACTTATAGTCGTCGGTTATATCGTTAATTATGTCTGCTAACTAAATACTACTTGATACTGATAACTTAAAAATACGAACGCCCTTTGAAATAATTTGTCAAGGTGTTTAACATTTAATACAAGCGGATACCAATTATTTTTACCgcgtacttatataaataagtaacgcATTGAAGTATTTGTCTATCTATTATGAAATTACTATttaacaaattacacaaaatattttgaactattCTATGACAATTAAACGATTACAATTTTGCGCAGCGTGTGATATACTttaaaacaactattaaaaccGGTAATTATTGAAAGTAAAtagttaatttcaattattgataattgaattatttattttataattcttatggATACCAAAATTCATAGATATCACGCAACTTGCATATACGTACttctttaatattgtaatataacatGTGTTccattagtttatttaattactattaacaCAACACTGAGTATGATGGGACCAACAATGAATGCACAAAGtggtattttttcattaaacattataagtacattatttaaaagtacGTACCTTTCAAAATATGCCCCAAGTTGCTCAGAATCGTATTTATTTGTCGGAACAATAAGATCTTCTTCCTCCAAATCTCTTTTATTGCCAGTTAAAAATACTGGGCACATCCACCATACAAATAGAGAGGATAAAATATTCGGATTGTTTGGTTTCCTTTCCTTTGCCTTGTTTTCAtcagttgtttttttatctcCGTTTTccatcttatttataatttattatatacgagtaatttaaattaactaactatctaaaaataaattgtgggATAATATGCACTTCAGTTTTTGAATTTCATTGCGCGTGTATCGCCCCCGCACGGCGAACTAGTCCAGAAGGTGCTGAATTcctaatatattgtataaaacgCCGCAGCTTTGTATCTAATCGTCAGCAACACCactaataacaattattatgctA
The sequence above is drawn from the Manduca sexta isolate Smith_Timp_Sample1 chromosome 28, JHU_Msex_v1.0, whole genome shotgun sequence genome and encodes:
- the LOC115450646 gene encoding LOW QUALITY PROTEIN: multidrug resistance-associated protein 4 (The sequence of the model RefSeq protein was modified relative to this genomic sequence to represent the inferred CDS: inserted 1 base in 1 codon) — its product is MENGDKKTTDENKAKERKPNNPNILSSLFVWWMCPVFLTGNKRDLEEEDLIVPTNKYDSEQLGAYFERYWLEEYERATKENRKPSLWKAMRRAYWLAYMPGALFVVTGAVCRTVQPMLFAELLSYWSVDSNMTRYDAGFYALAMLGLNFVAVMCQHHNSLFVARFGLKIKVATSSLIFRKLLRMSQVASGDIAGGKLVNLLSNDVARFDYAFMFLHNLWVIPIQAAVVLYFLYVAAGYAPFVGLFFVILLILPLQAALTKLTAIIRRDVAQKTDRRIKLMSEIINGIQVIKMYAWXKPFQLVVKAARALEMRALRKSIFIRSVFLGFMLFTERTILFVTTLTLVLTGNIITATLIYPIQQYFSIIQMNLTMILPIAIASFSEMLVSLERVQSFLEMEEREDLARTPKSNGIINRITFNSKNGKNKETDIVMPQSYSKKDNFMRTQSIEQNPRRESLAGQYAIELNRISASWTTSTDPADLTLRNISLRLGAGKLCAIIGPVGSGKSSILQAILRELPLSEGNVNIKGRISYACQESWLFPDTVRENILFGLPYDARKYQEVCKTCCLLPDFKQFPYGDLSLVGERGVSLSGGQRARINLARAIYREADIYLLDDPLSAVDANVGRQLFDGCIRGYLKDRTCILVTHQVHYVKAADVIVVLNEGRIENIGTYNELIESGKEFSKLLSNQESDKDDNDASEGKRPSIQRGISKISTKSGDTPEGEKAQVLTSEERTKGNLKWEVVYKYLTSVGSWFIVFLALLTLLITQASATMADYWLSYWTNQVDQYEQSLGEGEEPDSGLGIVMGSLTTGQYLIVYGSVVIGLIVISHIRILNFVIMTMKASENLHNTVYKKLIISVMRFFDTNPSGRVLNRFSKDLGAMDEFLPRSILETVQMYLSMTSILVLNAIALPWTLIPTVILMIIFIFFLKWYLNAAQAVKRLEGTTKSPVFGMINSTLSGLSTIRSSNSQNRLLNMFDSAQNLHSSAFYTFVGGANAFGLYLDALCLVYLGIILGIFLGIDFSTIIPVGSVGLAVSQSMILTMMLQMAARFTADFLGQMTAVERVLEYTHLPTEDNMDDGPIKPADHWPPKGKIEFRNVFLNYGPEDPSVLKNLNFEIQEGWKVGVVGRTGAGKSSLISALFRLYNIQGSITIDGLDTDGIAKARLRSKISIIPQEPVLFSATLRYNLDPFNSYSDDEIWRALEQVELKEVVPALDYKVTEGGSNFSMGQRQLVCLARAILRSNKILVMDEATANVDPQTDALIQKTIRRQFATCTVITIAHRLNTIMDSDRVLVMDKGSVVEFDHPHILLSDPNSSFSSMVRETGESMTRVLKDVAKNKYLSDYPDAEK